The Rhodothermus profundi genome includes a window with the following:
- a CDS encoding DUF1156 domain-containing protein: MTHDRRLIEETFPVREVSAESAREKNIRHGHISTLHIWWARRPLASSRATAYAALVPPPETPEEWQKQRQFIIDLSKWENSLNPHILEKARRDIYQAHAEHLSAELGRPVTMDDIEAGRVPPPRVLDPFAGGGAIPLEALRLGCETYANDYNPVAVLILKATLEYPQKYGRLFEGMPADLLAQDEAAPNDDGPQMGLGLEPEPSPTSVPPDFNPLLAAVKKWGTWVLEEARKELAAFYRSPDPDETIVGYIWARTLPCQNPSCGAEIPLMRQFWLAKKKDREIALRPVVRDGRVEFEIVARGKRRGNPAGRPYAPWPEGFDPKRGTVSQAVVTCPVCGAVMDAKTTRRLFQEGQSGQRMVAVVVTRGEGRGRRGGGKQYRLPTEADLAAYAATERALAEKRERLMLEWGMDPVPTEPIMPTPSNTMGGTNRVLNYKMKNWSDLFNARQKLALITFAEKVRQAYEGVRGEGLGVRSEERGVREDFARAVATYLAFVLNKLSTHLCSLTRWRADALSFERAFDRQALPMVWDFGEVNPFSGSRGQWDMEGILEVIQHLSLTPHPPTLTPHTSHASATRLPYPDNHFDAVLTDPPYYDNVPYSYLSDFFYVWLKRTVGHLYPDLFATPLTPKGEEIVAYSHGKGGLEEGKQRFETMLSQAFREIHRVLKPDGIAVIVYAYKTTVGWETVINALLDSGLVVSGAWPLSTEMQARMNAQETASLASSIYIVARKVARKATGFYNEVREELRRHLDRKLQRLWEEGIGGADFFIAAIGSAIEVFGKYEKIMDYEGNIIRADRLLEEVRTLATDFAVRQILHNGFAGEIDSMTRFYVLWRWNFGEARAPFDEARKLAQSCGIDLAQEWNRRGTFIKKEQEFVRVLGPHQRHIEDLRVEATHASPLIDTLHRALRHWEAGEQQEMVQLLASTGYGASEVFYRVAQAISETLPIASKEKKLLDGFLAGRERVRQAVRESGRQGRLFDEI; the protein is encoded by the coding sequence ATGACCCACGACCGCCGTCTCATTGAAGAAACCTTTCCCGTCAGGGAAGTCAGCGCGGAATCCGCGCGCGAGAAGAACATCCGCCACGGGCACATCAGTACGCTGCACATCTGGTGGGCGCGGCGGCCCCTGGCCTCCTCGCGGGCCACGGCCTACGCCGCGCTGGTGCCCCCACCGGAGACGCCCGAGGAGTGGCAGAAGCAGCGCCAGTTCATCATCGACCTGAGCAAGTGGGAGAACTCCCTCAACCCGCATATCTTGGAAAAGGCCCGCCGCGACATCTACCAGGCCCACGCGGAGCACCTCTCCGCCGAACTGGGCCGCCCGGTCACCATGGACGACATCGAGGCAGGCCGCGTGCCGCCCCCGCGCGTGCTCGATCCCTTCGCGGGCGGCGGTGCCATTCCCCTGGAAGCGCTGCGCCTGGGCTGTGAGACCTACGCCAACGATTACAACCCTGTGGCCGTGCTCATCCTCAAGGCCACCCTGGAGTATCCCCAGAAGTACGGCCGTCTCTTCGAGGGCATGCCTGCCGACTTGCTCGCTCAGGACGAGGCCGCGCCTAACGATGACGGCCCCCAGATGGGCCTGGGCCTGGAGCCTGAGCCGTCTCCCACCTCGGTCCCGCCTGACTTCAACCCCTTGTTGGCTGCCGTGAAGAAATGGGGGACCTGGGTTCTCGAAGAGGCCCGCAAGGAACTAGCCGCCTTCTACCGCTCGCCCGACCCCGACGAGACCATCGTCGGCTACATCTGGGCCCGCACGCTGCCCTGCCAGAATCCCTCCTGCGGCGCAGAGATTCCCCTCATGCGCCAGTTCTGGCTGGCCAAGAAGAAGGACCGCGAAATCGCCTTGCGCCCCGTAGTGCGCGACGGCCGGGTGGAATTCGAGATCGTCGCCCGTGGCAAACGTAGGGGCAACCCGGCGGGTCGCCCCTACGCCCCCTGGCCCGAGGGCTTCGACCCCAAACGGGGCACCGTTTCCCAGGCCGTGGTCACCTGCCCCGTCTGTGGCGCGGTCATGGACGCCAAGACCACTCGCCGCCTGTTCCAAGAAGGCCAATCAGGCCAGCGCATGGTGGCTGTGGTCGTAACGAGGGGTGAGGGGCGAGGAAGGAGGGGTGGGGGAAAACAATACCGTTTGCCCACCGAGGCCGACCTGGCTGCCTATGCCGCAACCGAACGGGCTCTGGCCGAAAAGCGCGAGCGATTGATGTTAGAGTGGGGGATGGATCCTGTGCCAACCGAGCCGATAATGCCTACACCATCCAACACGATGGGAGGTACAAACCGCGTTCTTAATTACAAGATGAAGAATTGGAGCGACCTGTTCAATGCCCGCCAGAAACTGGCCCTCATCACCTTCGCCGAGAAAGTGCGCCAGGCGTATGAAGGGGTGAGGGGTGAGGGATTAGGGGTGAGGAGTGAGGAACGAGGGGTGAGGGAGGACTTCGCCCGAGCCGTGGCGACGTATTTGGCTTTTGTCCTGAACAAATTATCCACCCATTTGTGCAGTCTTACGCGATGGCGTGCAGATGCATTAAGCTTTGAAAGAGCGTTTGATAGACAAGCTTTACCAATGGTTTGGGATTTCGGCGAAGTTAATCCTTTCAGTGGTTCACGCGGCCAATGGGATATGGAAGGCATTTTGGAGGTCATCCAACATCTCTCCCTCACCCCTCACCCCCCAACCCTCACCCCTCACACCTCCCACGCCTCCGCCACCCGCCTGCCCTACCCTGACAATCACTTCGATGCGGTGCTCACCGACCCGCCCTACTACGACAACGTGCCTTACTCTTACCTCTCCGACTTCTTCTATGTCTGGCTCAAGCGCACCGTGGGGCACCTCTATCCCGACCTCTTCGCCACACCCCTCACACCCAAGGGCGAAGAAATCGTGGCTTACTCCCACGGCAAGGGCGGCCTGGAGGAAGGCAAGCAGCGCTTTGAAACCATGCTGAGCCAGGCCTTCCGCGAAATCCACCGCGTGCTCAAGCCCGATGGCATTGCGGTCATCGTCTACGCCTACAAGACGACAGTCGGCTGGGAGACAGTCATCAACGCCTTGCTGGACAGCGGCCTGGTGGTCAGCGGTGCCTGGCCTCTCAGCACCGAGATGCAGGCTCGAATGAATGCGCAGGAAACAGCTTCTCTGGCCTCCTCCATCTACATTGTCGCTCGCAAGGTGGCGCGTAAAGCGACCGGCTTTTACAATGAGGTGCGCGAGGAACTGCGCCGCCACCTGGACCGCAAACTGCAGCGCCTCTGGGAGGAGGGCATCGGCGGTGCGGACTTCTTCATCGCCGCCATCGGCTCGGCCATCGAGGTCTTCGGCAAATACGAAAAGATCATGGACTACGAGGGCAACATCATCCGCGCTGACCGCCTGTTGGAAGAGGTACGCACCCTGGCCACCGACTTCGCGGTGCGCCAGATTCTGCACAATGGTTTCGCGGGTGAGATTGATTCCATGACCCGCTTCTATGTTCTCTGGCGCTGGAACTTCGGCGAAGCCCGCGCCCCCTTCGATGAGGCCCGCAAGTTGGCCCAATCCTGTGGCATCGACTTGGCGCAAGAGTGGAACCGACGCGGCACCTTCATCAAGAAGGAACAGGAATTCGTGCGCGTTCTGGGTCCCCACCAGCGTCACATCGAGGACCTGCGTGTAGAGGCGACGCATGCGTCGCCCCTGATCGACACCTTACACCGCGCGCTGCGCCACTGGGAGGCCGGAGAACAGCAGGAAATGGTGCAGTTGCTCGCGTCCACAGGCTACGGCGCCAGCGAGGTCTTCTACCGCGTGGCCCAGGCCATCTCCGAGACCCTACCCATCGCCAGCAAGGAGAAGAAACTGCTGGACGGCTTCCTGGCTGGCCGCGAGCGCGTGCGCCAGGCCGTGCGAGAGAGTGGACGGCAGGGCCGGTTGTTTGACGAAATCTGA
- a CDS encoding DUF3883 domain-containing protein, which translates to MVADKTVFFEEIRRRNERLWGEKRYEVAQALGVKLRPSIEELALEIIQNAEDAGAKNLGFHLYESGLLIWNDGRAFSENDVRAISGLLVSDKDARSIGHFGIGFKAVLLVTDEPHVLSGAFRFRLKSALDPFPVDNSALPSLVNELYSKGKTVFWLPFRKVKRTPTEKLAEIFDEKAFLFLLFMDSLKNIIWKNEVKHRTSEYVCERTSIKVPDPAWQAYKVEFLYEVDGTLREEYWLRLERSQAIPQDVIAEIVNYLEENGDAHGAKRWRKVKENITPKSAIALRYQPPIAYLPQEGMAFVRLPLYQHTGLRFHISARFAATLDRRGIQENDPLTRWALQELGETLRQLPEKLRDANRLPPSVWHIFPRKDDGKGPFVAPVGDLYEALESGAFIHGEDGGLYSKEDVYLAHNSDVYSLIDVQDLRELTGNSKAMWVSPELRQGYPRELLQEFGVETIHSKNVVQWLANKEPQWFEQQSTEWLKKLYRYLASQRDLLEDIQQIPIVRVHTGAHIQPCVAVFPPSDLPEVLKPFERYLPLIAQDLATDEAVRESLRGLGVREFTPFNVVERLLQEIYGHETVPPADDNRLHIRMLYHLWNDGKIARDDLRKIGELPFLRSQEGKYMSASNMYLPTALGGIRAVEQYFRIAGGRSFVSEDYREQQESKDDWGEFLRALGVQDLPVVKPVKENLSDWEVREWISRRNPSENLFLYSTQGYEGVDWDIDGFEAVYGAVSSNPTVENSRCLWVVMAEVLEQHPKVQNAEVKYFYYTNRSETILSLWIARLREAAWLVDAQGMSAPPRELWDPSLQEVLGPEMRYLHPDIPLRVQKYRKLAEILGIRLSVDIKDVLQYLHDLADQNERDVNKVLPIYQWLAKQDNNEIEDVARHFNSSPLILHPQYGWFRTDEVCWYDPSESVPHLSPAWGKHDLKSFFVQVLGVSEDPQPGHLAKRLLQLAKQKEHPDIEQVRRIADLLMKYWDQLEEEDRHLLSTERCWPGRDSGGTVWWYKAQDLVIPDKERLVNLFQGKFGSWSLGWWALTGLEELAGRLEIPGVSTATTHIKHEGQEISVLARDISTLHRIWPLLIEFANRAGNQNLPTKFPAVKRVEQIYVYYEIKGIRSAPDTDEAYFDRDNWHLYLTPDALESLADPVGDALERALEVPGLREFTKDVWEALGSKLRLQKILQRWERRIQVSLSNLHTLVEDDRQVTPAQPQLSSSHAAHPEDKQLNQIRAEERDEDYVPLTLEELQSLTTKSGPRPNESAREESTRFKQETPVKHQIGVAESHVKPVSRYRGQKGDADVEKYAMKKAEEWWRQQGYRVQDVSKQNRGYDLVVENGEEYFVVEVKGLSSLQDVVMTENEWKKAEEYGTRYWLMVIVLNTDEILPLQNPAEILEAERFERVQVLYRVRKDHILQRHKFQTRSDSRFGPNAGG; encoded by the coding sequence ATGGTGGCTGACAAAACAGTGTTTTTCGAAGAAATTCGTCGTCGGAATGAACGGCTATGGGGTGAGAAACGGTACGAGGTTGCCCAAGCGCTTGGCGTCAAATTGCGTCCCTCTATTGAAGAGTTAGCCTTAGAGATTATTCAGAACGCAGAAGACGCAGGCGCGAAAAATCTCGGATTTCATTTGTACGAAAGCGGACTTCTCATATGGAACGACGGGAGAGCGTTTTCCGAAAATGATGTGAGAGCCATTTCAGGACTTCTGGTTTCCGACAAGGATGCACGCTCGATAGGACACTTTGGCATTGGGTTTAAGGCTGTGCTTCTGGTAACCGATGAGCCTCACGTTCTGTCAGGTGCATTTCGTTTTCGACTCAAGAGCGCGCTTGACCCATTCCCCGTAGATAACTCAGCCTTACCGTCCCTGGTCAACGAACTGTACAGCAAAGGCAAAACTGTTTTCTGGTTACCTTTCAGAAAGGTGAAAAGAACACCTACTGAAAAACTTGCGGAAATCTTTGACGAGAAGGCCTTTCTCTTTCTCCTGTTCATGGACTCCCTGAAAAACATTATTTGGAAAAATGAGGTGAAGCACCGCACATCGGAATATGTCTGTGAACGGACATCTATAAAAGTACCAGATCCTGCATGGCAGGCCTATAAAGTGGAGTTCTTGTACGAGGTAGATGGAACTTTACGAGAGGAATATTGGCTACGCTTGGAAAGATCGCAGGCAATCCCCCAAGATGTTATCGCCGAAATTGTAAATTACCTCGAGGAGAACGGAGACGCTCATGGAGCGAAACGATGGAGAAAAGTGAAAGAAAATATCACGCCCAAGTCCGCAATAGCCTTACGATATCAGCCTCCTATAGCCTATCTCCCACAAGAAGGAATGGCATTTGTGCGGCTCCCTCTTTACCAGCATACCGGATTGCGGTTTCACATCAGTGCCCGCTTCGCGGCTACCTTGGACCGCAGAGGCATTCAAGAAAACGATCCTCTCACGCGTTGGGCTTTACAGGAACTCGGAGAGACCCTCCGGCAGTTGCCGGAGAAATTGCGAGACGCAAACAGACTTCCTCCGAGTGTCTGGCATATCTTCCCACGCAAAGATGACGGTAAGGGCCCCTTCGTGGCTCCTGTTGGGGATTTATATGAAGCACTGGAGAGCGGTGCCTTCATTCACGGAGAAGACGGAGGTCTCTACAGCAAGGAAGATGTATATCTTGCACATAATAGTGATGTCTATAGTCTGATCGATGTTCAAGACTTGCGTGAGTTGACCGGTAATTCCAAGGCAATGTGGGTATCTCCGGAATTAAGGCAAGGTTACCCGCGTGAGCTACTCCAAGAGTTCGGTGTGGAAACGATTCACAGCAAGAATGTAGTGCAATGGCTTGCGAACAAAGAACCTCAATGGTTCGAACAGCAATCCACCGAATGGCTCAAGAAACTCTACAGGTATCTTGCCTCTCAAAGAGATTTACTCGAAGACATACAGCAGATCCCCATTGTGAGAGTGCATACTGGGGCTCATATTCAGCCTTGCGTTGCCGTGTTTCCACCATCAGACCTGCCTGAGGTGCTCAAGCCGTTTGAAAGATACCTTCCTCTGATAGCGCAAGATTTGGCAACCGATGAGGCCGTTCGGGAATCCTTGCGTGGACTCGGAGTGAGAGAGTTTACCCCATTCAACGTTGTTGAACGCCTGTTACAGGAGATTTATGGTCACGAAACCGTGCCGCCAGCCGATGATAACAGGCTGCACATTCGAATGCTCTATCACCTCTGGAATGATGGGAAAATCGCAAGAGATGATCTGAGGAAGATAGGGGAGCTCCCCTTTTTACGATCGCAAGAAGGAAAATACATGAGCGCAAGTAACATGTACTTGCCTACAGCATTGGGAGGGATTAGGGCAGTGGAGCAATACTTCCGTATCGCTGGGGGACGCTCTTTCGTGTCTGAGGATTACAGGGAGCAACAAGAGTCCAAGGATGATTGGGGAGAATTTCTTCGTGCTCTTGGGGTACAAGATCTTCCTGTTGTTAAACCAGTGAAAGAAAACCTATCCGACTGGGAGGTGAGAGAATGGATTTCGAGAAGGAATCCATCAGAAAATTTATTTCTGTACTCTACTCAAGGATATGAGGGGGTAGACTGGGACATTGATGGTTTTGAAGCAGTGTATGGGGCAGTGTCCAGTAATCCCACAGTAGAAAATTCTCGATGTCTTTGGGTCGTAATGGCAGAAGTACTTGAGCAACACCCCAAAGTGCAAAATGCAGAAGTCAAGTACTTCTATTACACCAATCGGTCTGAGACAATTTTGTCACTCTGGATAGCTCGCCTCAGAGAGGCTGCCTGGCTGGTGGATGCACAAGGCATGTCTGCGCCTCCAAGGGAATTATGGGATCCTTCTCTCCAGGAAGTCCTTGGTCCAGAGATGCGATACCTGCACCCCGATATTCCCCTCAGGGTGCAAAAATATAGAAAACTCGCAGAAATATTGGGCATCCGGCTCTCTGTAGACATAAAAGATGTACTCCAATACTTGCATGACCTTGCCGATCAGAATGAGAGGGATGTGAACAAAGTTCTACCCATTTACCAATGGCTTGCAAAGCAAGATAATAACGAAATAGAGGATGTAGCAAGACACTTCAACAGTTCGCCCCTTATCCTGCATCCCCAGTATGGCTGGTTCCGTACAGACGAGGTGTGCTGGTACGACCCGTCAGAAAGTGTTCCCCACCTCAGTCCGGCATGGGGAAAACACGACCTTAAGTCGTTCTTTGTCCAAGTTCTGGGTGTTTCTGAGGACCCGCAGCCGGGTCATCTTGCCAAACGTCTCCTTCAACTGGCCAAACAGAAAGAACATCCCGATATTGAACAGGTAAGGCGCATTGCCGACCTTTTGATGAAGTACTGGGATCAACTGGAGGAAGAGGACCGGCATTTGCTCAGCACAGAACGCTGTTGGCCGGGCCGCGACTCAGGGGGTACAGTCTGGTGGTACAAGGCCCAGGACTTGGTGATACCCGACAAAGAACGTTTGGTCAACCTCTTCCAGGGCAAGTTTGGTTCGTGGTCACTGGGCTGGTGGGCCTTAACCGGGCTAGAAGAATTAGCGGGTCGCTTGGAGATTCCAGGTGTCTCAACAGCGACCACGCACATTAAGCATGAAGGACAAGAAATTTCTGTTTTGGCCAGGGACATCTCAACGCTACACCGAATATGGCCCTTGCTTATAGAGTTTGCAAACCGGGCAGGTAATCAGAACCTGCCCACAAAGTTTCCTGCAGTTAAGCGTGTCGAGCAGATATACGTCTACTACGAGATCAAGGGAATTCGCAGTGCCCCTGATACGGACGAAGCCTACTTTGACCGGGATAATTGGCACTTGTATCTCACCCCTGATGCCCTGGAATCGCTGGCCGATCCTGTAGGTGATGCCTTAGAGCGAGCGCTGGAAGTACCCGGTCTACGAGAGTTCACAAAGGACGTATGGGAAGCATTGGGGAGCAAATTGCGGCTACAGAAAATCCTACAACGCTGGGAGCGCAGGATACAGGTCAGTCTGTCCAACCTCCACACGCTTGTGGAAGATGACCGCCAGGTTACGCCGGCACAGCCTCAACTTTCATCTTCCCATGCGGCACATCCAGAAGACAAACAACTTAACCAGATAAGGGCCGAGGAACGAGACGAAGATTACGTCCCTCTCACTTTAGAAGAACTCCAGTCTCTCACCACGAAAAGTGGACCTCGTCCAAATGAATCTGCCCGAGAGGAATCGACTCGATTTAAACAAGAAACTCCCGTAAAGCATCAAATCGGCGTGGCTGAGTCACATGTCAAACCAGTCTCCAGATATCGGGGTCAGAAGGGTGATGCCGATGTGGAAAAATATGCCATGAAGAAGGCTGAAGAATGGTGGCGACAACAAGGATATCGAGTGCAGGACGTGTCGAAACAAAATCGCGGTTATGACTTGGTGGTAGAGAATGGAGAAGAATATTTTGTTGTAGAGGTGAAGGGCTTAAGCTCTTTGCAAGACGTTGTGATGACAGAGAATGAATGGAAGAAAGCGGAAGAGTATGGCACGCGATACTGGCTTATGGTGATTGTCTTGAACACCGATGAAATCCTTCCCCTGCAAAACCCAGCCGAAATACTTGAAGCAGAACGATTCGAACGTGTCCAGGTATTATACAGAGTAAGGAAAGACCATATCCTCCAAAGGCACAAATTTCAAACCCGGTCCGATAGTCGTTTTGGCCCGAATGCAGGAGGCTAG
- the cmr4 gene encoding type III-B CRISPR module RAMP protein Cmr4 — protein sequence MASYEKFLHTGIALDPIHVGTGGARIGRVDLTIVRDPVTQVPKIPGSSLAGVYRTYVAMHYEEQRQQQSQSGQQVRQKPFYPDCAGLGLDKDHGHCRQPDCPVCTVFGFARGAGQEGGFAGLAAFSDAHVLLFPVPTRRGPMWVTSLMALEWVGLKVSGVDGDAVYLAEEPGNPLNLGWLLLETRQCSEMGQITRHLDSLGVPDYIRDRLALVPDRLFAHIVNSNLEVRTSVSINPETGAAEDKALFSYEALPRSTVLIWEIIAKNPKHFRINGQDIQAVDSPNKVYETVREAHNYLKHLGIGGMGTRGMGRVEVICECRWAEGEEINCQGHQPSEMQAETENQQEEASDA from the coding sequence ATGGCAAGCTACGAAAAATTTCTGCACACTGGCATTGCCCTGGATCCCATCCATGTGGGGACCGGCGGTGCTCGTATCGGTCGGGTGGATCTGACCATCGTCCGCGATCCGGTCACACAAGTTCCCAAAATCCCCGGCTCCAGCCTGGCCGGAGTGTACCGGACCTATGTGGCGATGCACTACGAAGAACAGCGCCAGCAACAAAGCCAGAGCGGTCAGCAGGTCCGGCAAAAACCCTTTTACCCCGATTGTGCCGGATTGGGGCTTGATAAAGACCACGGCCACTGCCGCCAGCCCGACTGCCCGGTCTGCACCGTCTTCGGGTTTGCCCGGGGAGCCGGCCAGGAAGGAGGCTTCGCCGGTCTGGCCGCCTTCAGCGATGCCCACGTGCTGCTCTTTCCCGTGCCTACCCGCCGAGGTCCCATGTGGGTCACCTCACTCATGGCGCTGGAATGGGTGGGCCTGAAGGTAAGCGGTGTGGACGGTGATGCCGTATACCTGGCCGAAGAACCGGGGAATCCCCTCAACTTGGGCTGGCTGTTGTTGGAGACCCGGCAATGCAGTGAAATGGGGCAAATAACGAGGCACCTGGACTCGCTTGGCGTTCCCGACTACATTCGCGACCGCCTGGCCCTGGTGCCTGACCGCCTGTTCGCCCACATCGTGAACAGCAACCTGGAAGTGCGTACGTCGGTCTCCATTAACCCGGAAACCGGCGCGGCTGAAGACAAGGCTCTGTTTTCTTATGAAGCGCTTCCTCGCAGCACCGTGTTAATCTGGGAAATTATCGCCAAGAATCCCAAGCATTTCCGCATAAACGGACAAGACATCCAAGCTGTGGATAGCCCGAATAAGGTGTATGAAACGGTCAGGGAAGCCCACAATTATCTCAAGCATCTGGGCATCGGTGGCATGGGTACGCGTGGCATGGGGCGGGTGGAAGTGATTTGTGAGTGCAGATGGGCAGAGGGAGAAGAGATAAATTGCCAAGGGCATCAACCTTCCGAAATGCAGGCGGAAACAGAGAACCAGCAAGAGGAGGCCAGCGATGCGTGA